Genomic window (Arcobacter aquimarinus):
TCTAAGTTCCCTTCTATATCATTAGCAACCATTTATAAAAATATAAATGCAATGGTTGAAAAAGTTTTTCTATCTGAAGTTAAGTTACCAAATTCAAAATCAGTTTATGAATTGGTAAAAGTTGAACATGCTCATTTAGTTTGTTCTTCGTGTGGACATATTGAAGATATAATGCTAGATGCTTCATCTATTTTGGAAGAGGCTTCTAAAATTACTTCTTTTAAAATAGATTCTACAAACATAGTATTAAGTGGAATTTGTCCTAAATGTTCAAAATAGTCTAGTTTTAAACTAGGCTATTTTGTATTACTAATCCTAAAACTATCAACAACGCAATCCCTGCTGATTTATTATAAAGTTTATTTGCTGTTATAAATACTAACATTAATGTGGCTATGAAAGCTGCAGCTATATCAAAATAGTTACTAGAAAAATCAATATTAAGTGGATTTATAATTGCAGATAATCCTAAAACCATAGTGAAATTTGCCACATTTGAACCTATGATATTTCCTATTGCTAAATCAGCATTATTGTTTATAGCTGATTTAATAGAAATAGTAAGTTCTGGTAAAGATGTTCCAAAAGCTACTAAAAAAAGACCAATTATCCATTCACTAATTCCAAAACTTCTTGCAATATTTCCTGCACTATCAATTGCAAAATTTGCTCCAACAATTACAAAAATGAATCCAATTAGAAGTAAAACACCTGTTTTTAACCAGTTGAATTTTTCTTTTTTTAAATCTTCATCTATATCTTCTTCAAGAGAGTTTGAATTGATTAAAAACATAAGATATGCACCCATTAATAATAAAAATAAAATTCCATCAAACATAGATAATTTTCCATCAATTCCCATCAAAATAAATATTAAAATAGGAAAAAGTGACCAAGCTGAATCTTTTGCAAATAAATCTCTGTGTGGATTTATTTTTTTTGCAAGTAAAAAAACTAAACCTAAAACAAGTGAAATATTAAAAATAGTACTTCCAATTACATTTGCAACTGCAATATCAGCACTTCCTTTAGCTGATGCTGACATGGAAACAGCCATTTCAGGAAGACTTGTACCAACAGCTACTAAAGTAGCACCTATTACAAAACTTGAAATATTAAAATGAAGTGCAATTCTTTCACTCTCTTTTATTACAAAATCTGCTCCATATATAAGCCCTGCCATGGCGATTGTAAATATAATCAAATCCATTTTATGAATTCCTAACTATCAAACTATCTGGTAAATTAAATTTTTTTATTAATTCTTCTTCTTTATTTCTATGTTCTCCATTATCAACTTCATGGTCATATCCTAGAAGATGTAAAAGTCCATGAATAAATAATAATGAAAATTCCTCATCAAAACTATGTCCATACTCTTTTGCTTTTTCTTCCACAAAATCAGTTGAAATTACAATAGAACCTAAAGGCATATTATCAAAATCATATTCAAGAGGAAAACTTAAAACATCTGTTGCTTTATCTATATTTCTATGTTCTTTATTTAATTCTTGTATTTCATCATTTTTTACAACAAGAAGTTCTATATCTTTTTGTGTAAGTGAGTTTACAATTTTTTCTAAACCTAAAATATCAATTTCAAATTCAGTTTCATTATCTAAATCAATCATTATTAATCCATATTTAATTTGTGAAAATTATAACTAAAATTTAATAAGTTAAAGTGTATATTAATCTATTTAAAACATTAAGGAGAGAAGATGAGTTTAGAAATTGGTACGAAAGCAAGTATAGACTATAAAGTTCAATCAAAAGATTTAGCTGCAAATTTACAAATATCAAAAGAGGATGCATTTCCTGAAGTTTTTGCAACTGCTAGAATGGTTGCATTGATGGAATGTAGTGCAGCAAAAATGATGTTGCCTTTATTAAAAGAAGGAGAACTAAGTGTTGGTGTAGAAGTTAATATAAAACATTTAGCTCCTACTTTAGAAGAAGATATTGCTATTTCAACTGCAACTTTTGTTGGAATGGAAGGCAAACTTTACAAGTTTGAAATAGAAGTTGTTGATAGTGGTGGAATCATAGGAAATGGAACTCACACAAGAGCAATAGTTACAAATGAGAGATTAATGAGTGGCGCAAAAAAAAGAGTTGGAAAATAATCTTTATTAAAAAATGATAGAACTAAAATAGTTCTATCATTTTAAAGACACATACATTCTAAAATAATTCAATCATTTTAGAAACTTCATCAACTGCAAAAGTCTTAATATCAAGTTTCAGATTTGTTTTTTGGGCAATTACAGCTTTTTTCATGCCTTGAGCTTGTGCCTCTTTTAATCTTAAATCAATAGAATAAACATCTTTTATTTCACCAGTTAGGGAAACTTCACCTATAAATGCTGACTCTTTCGAAATAGGTCTATCTCTAAAAGAGGAAATAATTGCAGCAATTACAGCTAAATCAGCACTACTTTCTTTAATTTTTATTCCGCCACTTATGTTTATAAAAACATCATAATTATTTAGTGGTAAATCTATCTTTTTTTCAAGTAAAGCTAAAAGCATGGTAAGTCTATTTGCGTCAAATCCAGTGGCACTTCTTTTTGGATTTGGATAAGTGCTTTCAGTTACAAGTGCTTGAACTTCCAAAATTATAGCACGACTTCCCTCCATAACAACTGTAAGAGCAGAACCACTTTGGGCTTTACTTTTATCAAAAAATTTTGAAGCTATATCTTTTGCACTTATAAGTCCTTCTGCTGTCATCTCAAAAATACCAATTTCACTAGTTGAACCAAAACGGTTTTTAAAACCTCGAAGCATCCTAAGTTCTCTACTTGCTTCTCCTTCAAAATACAAAACAGTATCAACCATGTGTTCTAAAACTCTTGGACCTGCAATACTTCCATCTTTTGTGATATGTCCAATTATAAACATAGCAATATTTGACTCTTTTGCTTTTCTCATTAACTCAAAAGTAATTTCACGTACCTGAGAAACACTTCCTGGTGCTGATGTTAGATTTGATGAATAAATAGTTTGAATAGAGTCGATAATTACTACTTCATAATTTTGTCTCAAAAGTTCATCTTGAATCTCTTCAAGTTTTATTTCACTTAATAAAAAAAGTTCATCATGATTTGCTTCAAGTCTATTCGCCCTTAGTTTTATTTGTCCAGCACTCTCTTCACCTGAAACATAAAGTACTTTTTTACCTGATTTTGAGATACTTCCAGCAACTTTCAGTAAAAGAGTTGATTTTCCAACTCCTGGACTTCCTCCTATTAAAGTTAAACTTCCAGGAACAATTCCTCCTCCTAAAACTAAATCAAATTCATCATTAAATGAAGAAAATCTTGTAACATCATCTTGAACTATTTGTGTTATGGGTTTTGCTTTTGAACTTGTATTTATGATTTTTGATGAGTGTTTTAAAACTTCTTGTTGTTCTTGATTCAATTCTATGAATGAATCCCATGAACCGCAGTTTGGACATTTTCCAAGCCACTTTGTAGATTGTTCTCCACAATGTTGACACTCAAAAAGTGATATTTTCTTTTTTGCCATTTTATTTCCTAGCTGTTTTATGTTGTTATTATAATGAAAAAAGAATTATGCTTAATAAAATATTACACTTTGTAATATGAATTACAATACAATCTTAAATGAAAAAAATAAAACTATTCACAGATTCAAGTGTAAATCCTCAAAAAAAGATAGGTTTTGGAAGCTTTCTTCTTTTGGAAGAAAAAAATATCTCTTTTGAAGAGATGAAAAAAAACATAAAAATAAAAAAATTTGAAAATACATCTTCTACAAAACTTGAACTCCAAACTTTACTTTGGGCATTAGATGAACTAGATGATAAAAATATAATTATTGAAGTTTATACAGATTGTCAAAATATTATAGGTTTACAAGATAGAAGAGAAAAGCTAGAAAAAAATAATTTTCATTCATCTTCTGGAAAACTTATGAATAATCATGAGTTATATAAAGAATTTTTTGAAAAAGTAGATAAATTAAATATAAGTTTTTTTAAAGTTAAAGGGCATAAAAAAAATAGTTTAAAAGATAAAATAGATGATATCTTTAATCTAGTAGATAAAGCTTGTAGAAACGCTTTAAGAGAAGATATTGCTTATTTAAAATAAATAAGCAATATTTATCCCTCCCCAATTTTCTCTTTCACTTTTTCCGTTAATTCTTACAAATTTAGAATTTTTAAAGCTAAGAGATAAAACAAAATTTTCTAAATAGGTATCTAGTGATACAACTTGAACAATAGTATCTTTTAATTTGTCTAATTGATAAGATTTATCATAATTTGAAACATAAAAATAATCAGTATAAGAGTATGCTAAACCATAAGATAGTGACCAACCTAAGTTTTTGTTAGGTTTAGAATCAAGATTTAGAAGTTTGTTTTCATTTACTCCTAAAAATTTTCCAACAGTATTAAAATTATTTGGATAATTATTTCCATATCTTATCATAGAGCCAAACATTAAAGCTCTATTATAGTTTCCTACATCTATTTTAAAGTTATTTGTTAAATCCATTTTTCCATAAGAAAAATCATATTTAAAGGCTTTATAACCATAATCATAAGAGAAGTTATACAAAAAATCATCTTTTAATTGATTATTCCAACCTTTTGGTTCTTTTCCTCCTATTGCATTATGGAAAGACTTTTGAAAATTATCTGTATTTGTACTTCCTCCAACAGCACCTAAGGTTATTACATATTTGTGAAAAAAATCTTCTTCCCACTTATATAAAATAAAATCTAAAGTTGCAACTCCTGCATAAGGTAAATCACCTATAATTTTCTCTTTTTTATCCAAGTTATCAGGAGTAAATGCAAGATGAGAATAGGTCATTCCTAGTGTTTGATATTTTGTATCATTGTTAAAAGTAGGAATTTTAGAAATTAAATCAAAAAAACTATTGTTATATTTTGAAGAATCATTTGTATCTTTGTTAGTTAAATAACTAAAATAAACTCCATTTGTGTAGTGTTTATCTTCCCCATTTATTACATCATTTTCTATAAAAACTGAAAAAACTTCTGCATTTAGATTTAAAGCTAAAAAAGAAGTGAAAATAATTTTTGGAAATAATTTCATTGTCAAGCCTTTTATTGTAGTATTGCAATTATATAATAAAAAATTGGAAAAAATAAAATGATAATATATATTCACGGATTCGCAAGTAGTGGTTTTGGTTCAAAACCACAAAAATTTAAAGAGTATTTTGAAGATGAAATAATAACAATTTCACTTTCTACTATTCCAAATTTAGCAATTGATACTTTAGAACAAATAATAGAATTTTCTTTAAATAAAGATGAACCAGTTTATTTAGTAGGTTCCTCTCTTGGTGGTTTTTATGCACTTTATTTAGCAAATAAGTATGATTTAAAAGCAGTTTTAATAAATCCAGCTGTTAATCCATGGGGAACTTTACATAGATATGAAGGTGTTGAATTTGTAACAAATTATTATGATAATTCAAGATTTGAATTTACTAATGAACATATAAAATCTTTAAAGAATTATGAAGTGAATTTTTTAAAGAATCCAGAAAATTTTATTACTTTATTGCAAGAAGAAGATGAGGTTTTAGATTTTAATGAAGCTGCTTTAAAACTTGAAGAAACAGAACTTATAATAGAAGAGGGAGGAAGTCACTCTTTTGAGGGAATAGAGCGATATTTTAGAAAAATAAATAGTTTTTTTTATAATTAAAATTTATTCATATAATATTTTGGAATAATTGGATAAAATAAATACAATTATGATGTATTGAAAAATTAAGGAGAACTCTAAAAATGAATTCATTTAGAGTTATAGATACGAGATTTCGTATTTTAAAGGGTGGTAAAATAGGATTAAGTCTATCTATTTCTTTAATAGGTAGTGCCTTAGTTTTTGGAAGTGTAAATAGTTATGCTGTTGATTATTTTACTGATGTACAATCTACAGTTTCTGATTCTACAACAACTCCATTAGGAGGAACAAATCCTATTACAGTAGAAAAAGCTGTTAATGGTGGAAGTGTAAATACTACAAGAATTGAAAATGATACGAATCCTGTGGTTTTTAAACCCACTTCTTGGGCAAATAGTTCTTATACAGATCCAACATTTGCAGCAGCTGAAACTACTCCTACTGTTTATCCAGCTAGATATTATTTAGGAAAAGAAGATTTTGTCCCTTTAGAATTAAATTTAACTTTTGCTTCAGGAGCGAGTTCTGGAAGTATTTCAAAAAATAGTACAACTTTTTATAGTGCAAATATAACTCCTCCTGGTTATATTGCTGATAATCCTGGTATTCCAACACAAACTTTAACAACTGTAGTATCAAATAATTATAAAGCTAATTTAATTTTTGAGGGTTCAAATACTGTTTCAGGTTCAACAAATATAGAAGATGGAAACATAAAAATAGATGGAAGTATAGATTTCAATGGAACAGTTACAGCAGGTTCAATAGAAGTTGATACTACTGATACGGCAACTTTTGGAAGCAATGTTTCTTTATCTTCAGGAGCAGGAAATTTAAATTTTAGCCAAGATGGTAGTATTATTTTAAATTCAAATTTTTCTGGAAATATTACTAATACTAATTCAGGTGATGGAAATATTACAACTGTAGGAATAAATAATATAAATGGAAATATAGGGAATAGTTCAAACTTTTTAAATTCTTTAAGTGTAGGCGATTTAACTACAATTTCAACAACAACTGTAAATGGAGATGTGTTTGCAAATAGTACAGTATTGAATAATACAATAACAAATAGCTCAACATTGATACTTTCAAATGATAAAAATATAACTTCGACAATAACAACTTCACATGATAATAAGGGTATTTTAACTCTATCAGGTGGAACACAAACAGTAACGGGACAAATAGGTACAGATACTTTAAAATTAGCAGAAATAAACGCAGGAGCGAATGGTTCAGATTCAACATTTAATAGTGATGTGTTTGCAACAAATTTAGATGTAGAAGGAACAGGAAGAGTAAACCTAAATGGAGATTATAAAGGTACGTCAATAAGATATAACGCAGATGGAACAGTAGTATTAGCAGATGGAAGTGATGTAAATTCTTCAATAATAAATAACTCAGGAGTAGATAGTACAGGAACATTGACTTTAAATGGAAGCTCAACAGTAAGTGGAAATGTAGGAGCAGATGGAGCATCGTTAAAAGAGATAAACGCAGGAGCGACAGGTTCAAATTCAACATTTAATAGTGATGTGTTTGCAACAAATTTAGATGTAGAAGGAACAGGAAGAGTAAACCTAAATGGAGATTATAAAGGTACGTCAATAAGATATAACGCAGATGGAACAGTAGTATTAGCAGATGGAAGTGATGTAAACTCAGCAATAACAACTGGAACAACAAATACAGGAACATTGACTTTAAATGGAAGCTCAACAGTAAGTGGAAATGTAGGAGCAGATGGAGCATCGTTAAAAGAGATAAACGCAGGAGCGACAGGTTCAAATTCAACATTTAATAGTGATGTGTTTGCAACAACTACAAATGTAGGAGCAGGAGAGATTAAATTTGAAGGTAATTTAACTGGAAATATAGATGCAATAACTTCGAATCAAGGAACTATAACTTTTGTAGGTGATAATAGTGGAAAAGCGCAATTAGTTACAGGAAATATAGGAATTTTTGGTGATTCAATAAATGTTTTAAATATAGGAGAATCAGGAAGTTTAATAAACTATTCAACAACAACTGTAAATGGAGATGTGTTTGCAAATAGTACAGTATTGAATAATACAATAACAAATAGCTCAACATTGATACTTTCAAATGATAAAAATATAACTTCGACAATAACAACTTCACATGATAATAAGGGTATTTTAACTCTATCAGGTGGAACACAAACAGTAACGGGACAAATAGGTACAGATACTTTAAAATTAGCAGAAATAAACGCAGGAGCTAATGGTTCAGATTCAACATTTAGTAGTGATGTGTTTGCAACAAATTTAGATGTAGAAGGAACAGGAAGAGTAAACCTAAATGGAGATTATAAAGGTACGTCAATAAGATATAACGCAGATGGAACAGTAGTATTAGCAGATAATAAAAATATAGACTCTTCAATAATAAATAATAGTAGTACAACACCAACAGGAACATTGACATTAGAAGGAAGTTCAATAGTAAGTGGAACAGTAGGTACAGATGTAAATAGATTGAAAGAGATAAACGCAGGAGCGAATGGTTCAGATTCAACATTTAATAGTGATGTGTTTGCAACAAATTTAGATGTAGAAGGAACAGGAAGAGTAAACCTAAATGGAGATTATAAAGGTACGTCAATAAGATATAACGCAGATGGAACAGTAGTATTAGCAGATGGAAGTGATGTAAATTCTTCAATAATAAATAACTCAGGAGTAGATAGTACAGGAACATTGACTTTAAATGGAAGCTCAACAGTAAGTGGAAATGTAGGAGCAGATGGAGCATCGTTAAAAGAGATAAACGCAGGAGCGACAGGTTCAAATTCAACATTTAATAGTGATGTGTTTGCAACAAATTTAGATGTAGAAGGAACAGGAAGAGTAAACCTAAATGGAGATTATAAAGGTACGTCAATAAGATATAACGCAGATGGAACAGTAGTATTAGCAGATGGAAGTGATGTAAACTCAGCAATAACAACTGGAACAACAAATACAGGAACATTGACTTTAAATGGAAGCTCAACAGTAAGTGGAAATGTAGGAGCAGATGGAGCATCGTTAAAAGAGATAAACGCAGGAGCGACAGGTTCAAATTCAACATTTAATAGTGATGTGTTTGCAACAACTACAAATGTAGGAGCAGGAGAGATTAAATTTGAAGGTAATTTAACTGGAAATATAGATGCAATAACTTCGAATCAAGGAACTATAACTTTTGTAGGTGATAATAGTGGAAAAGCGCAATTAGTCACAGGAAATATAGGAATTTTTGGTGATTCAATAAATGTTTTAAATATAGGAGAATCAGGAAGTTTAATAAACTATTCAACAACAACTGTAAATGGAGATGTGTTTGCAAATAGTACAGTATTGAATAATACAATAACAAATAGCTCAACATTGATACTTTCAAATGATAAAAATATAACTTCGACAATAACAACTTCACATGATAATAAGGGTATTTTAACTCTATCAGGTGGAACACAAACAGTAACGGGACAAATAGGTACAGATACTTTAAAATTAGCAGAAATAAACGCAGGAGCTAATGGTTCAGATTCAACATTTAGTAGTGATGTGTTTGCAACAAATTTAGATGTAGAAGGAACAGGAAGAGTAAACCTAAATGGAGATTATAAAGGTACGTCAATAAGATATAACGCAGATGGAACAGTAGTATTAGCAGATAATAAAAATATAGACTCTTCAATAATAAATAGTAGTAGTACAACACCAACAGGAACATTGACTTTAAATGGAAGCTCAATAGTAAGTGGAACAGTAGGTACAGATGCAAATAGATTGAAAGAGATAAACGCAGGAGCGACAGGTTCAGATTCAACATTTAGTAGTGATGTGTTTGCAACAACTACAAATATCACTTCTGGAGTAGTTAATTTTAATACTATATCAGGGACAACAACTACAAATATAGTATTTAGTGGAAATGGAACGGCAAATTTAAATCAAGGCTTAACTGGAAATATTTATTTTGCAGGTAATGATGCAAATATAAATGTATCTGATGGAAAAGGGATATTAGGTTCAGTTGAAACTTTAGCAAATAATACAGGAATTTTAAATTTTAAAGGTGATGGTGTTATTAATGGAATCATTGGAAGTGCTGATTTTGCAATAAAAGAACTTAATGTAAATAGTGAAAATGAGCAAGATAAAGATGGAAATGGAACAGTTATAACTCAAGGATTATTAGCACATAGAGAAATTTTTGCTGAGATTATAAATCTTAGAAATAATGCAACTTTAACATTAGCAAATAATGCAAATATAACAAAAACATCAACGGGATTAGTTATTTCAACTGATAGTGCAAATAGTGGTAATGTAGTCTTTTTAGGAAGTTCAACAGTAACAGGAGAAGTTGGAACAAACAGTAATAACTTAGAAAGTATAACAGCTGGTGCAAATAATCACACAGTTACTTTTAATGATATGGTTTATGCTTCAATAATAAATTATTCTGATGATGGAAAAGTTGTTTTAAATGGAGATAATAGTTTAAATTCAAATGCTGAAGGTTTTAAAGGAACTGTAAATTTTAACTCTAAATCAGGAACACTTGAAATTGGAGATGATGTAAATATTACTACAGGAGCAACAGAAATTCAATTTACAAATGCCAAAAATGCAACCCTTGCATTTAATGGAACTTCAATTATAAAAGGAAGTTTAGGAAGTGAAAATGGGACAAATGATACTTTTAAAACTATAAATGCAGGTGCATTAAATGAAACAGTTAAATTTGAAGATAATATTTATGTAATGGATAGTTTAAATCTTTCTTCAAATGGTAAAGTACAAATTGTAGATGAAAATTATGTAAAAAGAAATTCAAATTCAGCTACAACAGGAGCTATTATTACTACATCAACAGATGGTTTTGGTGATTTAGAATATTTAGGAACGACTATTTTGTATGATGATATAGGAACTTCATCAAAAAAACTTAATAATGTTACTTTTGCTTCAACTGGAGATGCTTCAAATATTTATAATCAAGATATAGATAAAAATGTATATGCTTTGAATACAACTATTGGAAATAGTTCTAATAAAACAACATTAAATATTAAAGAAGATATAACATTTGGTGGAAATTTAAATCTTAGAAAAGATTCTGTTTTAAATGTTAGTGATTATAATGTCACTGTAGCTAATAATTTAGATATAGCATCAAATTCAACTTTAAACTTTAAAGTTTATACAACAGATATAAGTGCCGGTCAAGCTGTTGAAAATGGAAACTCAGGAAGTATAACAGCTCAAAGTTTAAATATGGCAAATGATGCAAAAATTCATATTGATTATGATGGAACTTGGGAAGGTGCTGGAAAATATAACTTGATTAAAGCTTCTTCTATAACTACAGATTATTATGGAACAGAAAAAAATGGTTTAGTTAGTGATAATAGTATTATAGATTCAATTGTTACAAAAGATGGAACAAATCTTACTTTATTTGCGGATAGAACAAGTGGAGGGTCATTTAATCCTGAAGATTTATATATAGAAAAATCTGAAATAGGAAAAGATTATTCAAATGGTGCTTCTCAATCACTTGCAGGATATGCAAATGAAAAAAACAGAGAAGGTGCTTTAGCTGATATTATTCGTGAAATGGAATATTTTGATGGTGGAACAAATTTAAGTGAAGCTAAAAAGCAAGAGATGATAAAAATGCAAAGATTATTAACTCCTACTGCTAATAATTCAAATATACAAAGTACAATAACAGCAACAAACTTATCAGCATCTACAATTAAAGGAAGATTATCAGATATAAGAGTTACTCAAGAAAATAACTTTACACCAAATACTTATGATTATTTAGGATTATCTTCAGGAGATTATTATACTTTTGATACTTCTTTTTGGCTAAAAGCAATGGCTTCAAAAGCTACACAAGATAGAATAAAAGAGTATGATGGTTTTGATACTTCAACTTATGGTTTTGTTGGTGGAATGGATAAAATTACAAATGATGGAACTATTTTTGGAGTAGCACTTTCATATTCTACTACAAAAACTAAACAAGATGGTTTAAGAACAGATGATTCAGATACTACAAGTGTTCAAGCTACGCTTTATTCATCTCAAGAGATAGGAGATGCTTATGTTGATGGATATTTATCTTATGGTAAGCATAAAACAGATGCTACAAGAACAGCAAATTCAGGAAAATTAAATTCAAGTGTAAATTCGGACCAAATTTCAGCAAAAGTTGAGACAGGCTATAAAATACCATTAAATGATGGGATTTCTTTAACTCCGTTTGCTTCTTTAGAGTATAGTTTATTAAATCAAAAAGGTTATACTGAAAAAGGTTCAACTTATCAAAATGATGCTTTAAAAGTTGATAGTATAAAACTAAACAGAGGAACTGCTGAATTAGGGGCAAAACTTGTAACAAATATAGAGTTTGATGATACATTAATAATTCCTCAATTCTCTGCAAGTGTTTACAACTCATTTGGAGATAATAAACCTGATGTTAAAGCCCAGTTTGTTGGTGGTGGAAATAAGTTTGTAACACCGGTTCCTGATATGAATGATACAATGTTTAATTTAGGTTTAGGAGTTGAAACTAAAATTTCAGACTCTACAAGTTTAATATTCGATGTAGATTATGACAGAAGTAAAGATGGAAAATTTGAAGCTTATTCAGGTAGCGTAACTTTTGGAGTTAGTTTTTAATATAAAAGGAAAAAAATAATGTATAAAGTAGTTTGTAGTGGTTTAATAAGTCTATTTATTAGCATGAATTTAAATGCTAATGAGATTTCTTCATATTCATTAATGAAGTATAAAGCTGATTTTTCAAAGCAGAATCAACAATCAAAAGATGCATTAATAAAAGAGTATTTAAAACTGAAAAATCTAGCACAAGTTTTAGAAGCAAGTGTAATGAAAGATGATGTTGATTTAGAAGTTGCAAAAAATATGTTAATAGTTGATATTTGGACAAATAAATTTTTACAAAGTTATAAACCTACAACAAATGAATTAAATGAACTTTATAAAATAGAAAAACCAAGAACAGTAGCTAAATATGAATTAAGAAATATTTTGGTTTCTTATGAAAATAATGCGGATAGAATAATTGGTATGTTAAATGAAATAAAAAACAAAACAGAAAAAAAAGATAGTTTTATTAAATATGTAAGATCAGTTTCAAATGATGTTGCAACAAAACAAAATAATGGTTTAACTCCTTTAGTTGATGAAAATAAATTAAGTTTACAAATAAAAGAGGCATTAAAAGGTAAAAAAGAGGGTGATATTGTAAAAGTTAATCTTAAAGATGTGGGAACTCAAATTTTATATATTGAAAAATATATCCCTGAAAAAAAAGCTACTTTTGAAGAAGCAAAAGATGCTTTAATAGATCTTGCAAAAAGAAAAGCTGTTGCAAAAGAGATGGAGTTATTGTTAAAATAACCTTATGAAATATTTAATATTTGTTTTTCTTTCATTATTTTTTATTTCATGTACAAAAAATATACCAACACCAAGTGAGAGAAAAAACTTAGTTTTAATATCATCAAAAGAGAAAGGTTTTGAACAAGTTAATATCCAAACTTCATATTTTTCTATTTTTTCTCTTCAAAAAAAAGATATTACTTGTAAGAATAAGAGTTTGCATGTTTATATAGAAGGTGATGGACTAGCATGGATAAATAGAAGAACTATTTCAAGTGATCCAACTCCTATAAATTCTACAATATTAAAAATTATAAATGAAGATGAAAATGAGTGTAAAATATATTTAGCTCGTCCTTGTCAGTATCTTAATTTTGGTATTTGTGAAAAAAAATATTGGACAAGTCATAGATTTAGTCCAGAAGTATTAAAAAGTTTTGATGAGAGTTTGGATATTTTAAAAAACAGGTATGAAAATAGTGATTTTACTCTAATAGGTCATTCAGGTGGTGGAGCAATAGTTACTTTATTAGGTGCTAAAAGAGATGATATAAAAAGATTAATAACTATAGCAGGAAATTTAGATATACAAAAATGGACAACTT
Coding sequences:
- a CDS encoding serine aminopeptidase domain-containing protein → MKYLIFVFLSLFFISCTKNIPTPSERKNLVLISSKEKGFEQVNIQTSYFSIFSLQKKDITCKNKSLHVYIEGDGLAWINRRTISSDPTPINSTILKIINEDENECKIYLARPCQYLNFGICEKKYWTSHRFSPEVLKSFDESLDILKNRYENSDFTLIGHSGGGAIVTLLGAKRDDIKRLITIAGNLDIQKWTTFHNISKLTESLNPADFTKDLENIEQYHLIGNNDKIIPKDIFLSYYSKFINKNKITFSYLNESHNCCWEKPYKKLMLTLE
- a CDS encoding peptidylprolyl isomerase encodes the protein MYKVVCSGLISLFISMNLNANEISSYSLMKYKADFSKQNQQSKDALIKEYLKLKNLAQVLEASVMKDDVDLEVAKNMLIVDIWTNKFLQSYKPTTNELNELYKIEKPRTVAKYELRNILVSYENNADRIIGMLNEIKNKTEKKDSFIKYVRSVSNDVATKQNNGLTPLVDENKLSLQIKEALKGKKEGDIVKVNLKDVGTQILYIEKYIPEKKATFEEAKDALIDLAKRKAVAKEMELLLK